A stretch of Pseudolysobacter antarcticus DNA encodes these proteins:
- a CDS encoding phage tail protein: MSQPYVAEIRLFGFNFAPRGWALCNGQLLPVQQNQALFSLIGTTYGGNGVNNFQLPNLQGCAPMHRNNANPIGAFVGEENHTLALTELPAHNHLVNTVPTAGGQLSPAGNVLAAAATNATMYSAAGGAGLVPMAAQTVGMAGGNQPHSNQQPYLVLNACIALQGAFPSRN; encoded by the coding sequence ATGTCCCAACCTTACGTGGCCGAGATCCGCTTATTCGGCTTTAATTTCGCGCCGCGTGGCTGGGCGCTGTGCAACGGTCAGTTGTTGCCAGTCCAGCAGAATCAGGCACTCTTTTCGTTGATCGGTACAACTTATGGCGGCAATGGCGTCAACAATTTCCAGTTGCCGAACCTGCAAGGCTGCGCGCCGATGCACCGCAATAATGCCAACCCGATCGGTGCATTTGTCGGTGAGGAAAATCACACACTGGCACTGACGGAACTGCCGGCGCACAACCATCTGGTCAATACCGTGCCGACTGCGGGCGGACAACTTTCGCCAGCGGGCAACGTGCTCGCAGCCGCGGCGACTAACGCGACCATGTACTCCGCTGCGGGTGGCGCTGGCCTGGTTCCAATGGCGGCGCAGACCGTGGGCATGGCCGGTGGCAATCAGCCACATTCGAACCAGCAACCTTATCTCGTACTTAACGCCTGCATCGCGCTGCAGGGCGCTTTCCCTTCGCGTAACTAG
- a CDS encoding winged helix-turn-helix domain-containing protein: MTRHVTPAIFRFRLLLGTEAGFGPGKADLLEAIHACGSIAAAGRSLGMSYKRAWQLAEELNHCFRDPLIEANKGGSGGGGAQLTPLGLDIVARFRAIEAKSATVLAKELRAFGRLVRAPDDTA; the protein is encoded by the coding sequence ATGACTCGACACGTTACTCCGGCGATATTTCGTTTTCGGCTGCTGCTTGGTACCGAGGCCGGATTCGGCCCGGGAAAAGCAGATTTGCTTGAAGCAATTCATGCCTGCGGCTCGATCGCCGCAGCCGGTCGCAGCCTGGGCATGAGTTACAAACGCGCGTGGCAACTTGCCGAAGAGTTGAACCATTGTTTTCGCGATCCGTTGATCGAAGCGAACAAGGGTGGCAGTGGTGGTGGCGGTGCTCAGCTCACGCCATTGGGACTGGATATTGTCGCGCGCTTCCGTGCCATCGAAGCCAAGTCCGCCACTGTGCTCGCCAAGGAGTTGCGCGCTTTCGGGCGACTGGTGCGCGCGCCCGACGACACCGCTTGA
- a CDS encoding phage tail protein, whose translation MTSPFLAEIRMFAGSFAPSRNAFCDGALLPIQQYSALFSLIGVSFGGNGTSNFGLPNLQGSIPIGTGAGPGLSPRVIGESGGSAGVTLLQNQMPQHNHVMNSISPRAAVGVSAPVTGAAFTKSGNGNAYAPYATTPPTVALAPLPMQGGSLPHNNVMPSLPITFIIALQGVFPQRN comes from the coding sequence ATGACTTCACCATTTCTCGCTGAAATCAGAATGTTTGCCGGCAGTTTCGCGCCGAGCAGGAACGCCTTTTGTGATGGCGCCCTCTTGCCGATTCAACAGTACAGCGCGCTTTTTTCCCTGATCGGTGTCAGCTTCGGCGGCAACGGCACCAGCAACTTTGGCTTGCCCAATCTGCAGGGAAGCATACCGATCGGAACCGGAGCCGGCCCGGGACTGAGCCCGAGGGTAATTGGCGAATCCGGTGGTTCGGCGGGCGTAACGTTGCTGCAAAACCAGATGCCACAGCACAACCATGTAATGAACAGTATCAGTCCGCGTGCGGCGGTCGGGGTGAGCGCGCCTGTAACGGGTGCGGCATTTACCAAGAGCGGGAACGGCAACGCATATGCGCCGTATGCTACGACCCCGCCGACGGTAGCGCTGGCGCCACTGCCGATGCAGGGCGGCTCGCTGCCGCATAACAACGTCATGCCGAGTTTGCCGATCACTTTCATCATTGCCCTGCAGGGCGTGTTTCCGCAGCGTAACTAG
- a CDS encoding phage tail protein, producing the protein MSTCFVGQIRMFGGNFVPVGYFPCDGRLVSIAEYEVLYVLIGTTYGGDGVQTFAVPDLRGRAPLHMGGARSGKQYVQGQLAGTENVTLLSAQMPAHTHAFVVNTAVATTASPAGNIPATPSAVQMYDVDVPVVPALAMDPNSISFSGGNLPHDNMQPYLAITFMIAWAGVFPTRN; encoded by the coding sequence ATGAGTACCTGTTTTGTTGGTCAAATCCGCATGTTCGGTGGTAATTTCGTACCGGTCGGCTATTTCCCGTGTGATGGACGCTTGGTGTCGATCGCTGAATACGAAGTGTTGTACGTCTTGATTGGCACTACCTACGGCGGTGATGGAGTCCAGACTTTCGCGGTGCCCGATCTGCGTGGCCGTGCTCCGCTGCACATGGGTGGGGCACGATCGGGCAAGCAGTATGTCCAGGGTCAGCTCGCCGGCACCGAAAACGTAACACTGCTGTCGGCCCAAATGCCTGCGCATACACACGCTTTTGTGGTGAATACCGCTGTCGCGACCACAGCGAGTCCGGCCGGCAATATCCCCGCCACGCCGTCGGCAGTGCAGATGTATGACGTCGACGTGCCGGTGGTGCCTGCATTGGCAATGGATCCAAATTCGATCTCGTTCAGCGGCGGCAACCTGCCGCACGACAACATGCAGCCGTACCTTGCCATCACATTCATGATCGCCTGGGCTGGCGTTTTCCCGACTCGCAATTGA
- the modA gene encoding molybdate ABC transporter substrate-binding protein, whose product MSARYSHVLSRCSLLLPLALLPLASAFAAEELTVSAAASLSNAFGDIAKMFEAKHPGDKVILNFAASDVLLKQIEQGAPADVFASADEITMDRAGSAQRIDGSTRTDFAGNTLVLIVPNGTTQTPPNLSALQAESFKHIAIGNPASVPAGRYAQAALTEQNLWQPLQVKLVLAQNVRQALDYVARNEADAGFVYATDAATQAEKVHVALTVPTKTAISYPVAMVSASAHAALAREFIAALKSAEAQAILKRYGFSLPN is encoded by the coding sequence ATGTCCGCCAGATATTCCCATGTTCTTTCGCGTTGCAGTCTGCTGCTGCCGTTGGCTTTGCTGCCGCTGGCCTCCGCCTTTGCCGCAGAAGAACTGACCGTTTCGGCAGCTGCGAGCTTGTCGAATGCTTTCGGTGACATCGCCAAGATGTTTGAAGCGAAACATCCTGGCGACAAGGTCATCCTCAACTTTGCCGCATCCGATGTATTGCTGAAACAGATTGAACAAGGCGCGCCCGCCGATGTGTTCGCCAGCGCAGATGAAATCACGATGGATCGCGCCGGTAGCGCGCAACGGATCGATGGTTCCACGCGCACCGATTTCGCCGGCAATACGCTGGTGCTGATCGTGCCCAACGGCACGACACAAACCCCGCCAAACTTGAGCGCGCTCCAAGCGGAATCGTTCAAGCATATCGCGATCGGCAATCCCGCCAGTGTTCCGGCCGGACGTTATGCACAGGCGGCATTGACCGAGCAGAATCTGTGGCAGCCCTTACAAGTGAAACTCGTGCTCGCGCAAAACGTGCGACAAGCACTGGACTACGTCGCACGCAACGAAGCCGATGCGGGATTTGTCTACGCCACCGATGCGGCGACCCAAGCCGAAAAAGTGCATGTCGCTTTGACCGTGCCGACCAAGACTGCGATCAGCTATCCGGTGGCGATGGTCAGCGCCTCCGCACATGCGGCGCTGGCACGCGAATTCATCGCGGCGCTGAAATCTGCCGAGGCGCAGGCCATCCTCAAACGTTACGGTTTCAGTCTGCCGAACTGA
- a CDS encoding beta strand repeat-containing protein has translation MNKRIIESLLAASLFVLTAFVPAAAQTYNYSVYIDSDNSASTGCNVVFPDGTISGAEVHLQATVNAGASPSVTTVTRETCSGGTFGAGTVIGGGYPVGLGNGVAGASVVELNDTLAAVQGGNTGAMRLYVVGTSDIGDDVLLSTNGALNGPPILFTPGAIQPSAPAQPIPTFGIPALLLLVGLVVFIGTRAARRRMRRFAAMLMLICGIAWAGTFVSDGQVGDWIGYSPIASDPAGDSTSGQAAIDLRAFFAATQAGNIFFRIDVANVNALSPPITVDDSYTASSGVTLNIAAPGVLSNDTVNSATISAHTAPTHGALTLNADGSFAYTPTTGYTGSDSFTYTLTNSGGTSTATVTFTVVAGPVAVADSYTTSVGTGLSISAPGVLNNDQLGAPPATMSSYGGGSLGGSVTDNTPGVAASGTLGGAALTLNADGSFVLGAPTTAGSYTFLYRIGNSQGTSDGIVTVQVNEAPLITSTNTTTFNVGSVSSFSITSTGTPNATIGESGTLPSGVIFTPGSGGTATLSGTPATGTSGSYPLTLTATNGISSPATQNFTLIITEGPAITSAITTTFTVGTAGTFTVTGSGAPTPTLSESGALPSGVTFTAATGVLSGTPAASTGGSYPITFTATNGIGSPATQNFTLIVDQAPAIISAATTTFTVGSAGTFSITTTGNPNAAISETGVLPSGVTLVDGGNGTATLSGTPAAGTGGSYPITINASNGIGTAATQNFTLAVDQAPTITSANATAFVVGASGSFTVTASGVPSPTLSESGALPTGVTFAPGTGILAGIPAIGTAGSYPITFTATNGIGVPATQTFTLQVNEAPAITSANTTTFNVGSVSSFNITSTGTPNATLGESGTLPSGVIFTPGGGGTATLSGTPAAGTSGSYPLTLTATNSIGSPATQNFTLVVTQGAAITSPSSTTFTVGTAGTFTVTGAGAPAPTLSESGALPSGVTFVAATGILSGTPAAGTGGSYPITFTATNGVGSPATQNFTLTIDQAPAITSLATTTFTVGTAGTFIVNATGNPNPAISKTGALPSGVTLTDNGNGTATLSGTPAAAAGGSYPLAITANNGIGSAATQNFTLVVNQAPTITSGSATAFVVGASGSFTVSATGTPSPTLSQTGVLPTGVTFVAATGVLSGTPAAGTAGSYPIIFTATNGVGSPATQAFTLSVNAAPAITSANTTTFNIGSVGSFSITSTGTPNATISESGALPSGVIFTPGGGGTATLSGTPAAGTSGSYPLTLTASNGVGSPATQNFTLVITQGAAITSANNTTFTVGTAGNFTVTGSGAPAPTLSESGTLPSGVTFVAATGILSGTPAAGTGGSYPITFTATNGVGSPATQNFTLTVNQAPAITSVATTTFTVGTAGTFAVTTTGNPSAAITETGTLPGGVILTDNGNGSATLAGTPAGGTGGSYPITISANNGVGSAATQSFTLVIKQAPAITSANTTTFTVGTAGSFTVTASGTPASTFSETGALPSGVTLNTSTGVLAGTPAATTGGSYSITLTAANGVTPNATQTFTLIVDQAPAIISANTTTFVVGTAGSFTINTTGYPNAVTSETGSLPSGVTLVDNGNGTATLAGIPAAGTAANYTLNLSATNSVGSPATQTFTLVVNQAPAITSVNTTTFTVGAAGTFTVTASGVPAPTLSISGTLPSGVTFTAATGVLAGTPAAGTGGTYSLTFTANNGVTPNAAQTFTLTVQQAPAITSANNTTFTVGTAGTFTVTANGVPVPTLSVTGTLPGGVTFTPATGVLAGTPAVASGGVYALTFTANNGVTPNATQTFTLTVKQAPAITSINTTTFTVGTAGSFTVTASGTPASTFSETGTLPSGVTLNPATGVLAGIPAAGMGGSYAITLTAANGVTPNATQTFTLIINQAPAITSANSTNFTIGSAGTFTVVASGYPGSSFSETGALPSGVTLSTAGLLSGTPAAGTAGSYPITISATNGVGSPATQSFTLVVLSPCVTITISGALANGLYQTAYSNPAFTQTGGTLPITWSATGLPAGLSINAATGVVSGTPTTTVAAANVTIGISDANTCPGSKALTGFKVAPIAGNNSYTTVGNTPLAVGNTLTTPYVTNATSLFSNDSGPGTLTTTAGTSATSGIGSVTLAANGNFTYTPPIGVTGTTDTFTYIVTDGNGVTSAPATVTITLAGKVWYVDGSAGTNGNGAAATPFNTLVSASSTHLAGDTIFVKSAGTATTTPGAISLKASSTLWGQGTSLPAIAGVAILNTSATSKPKLTGTVTLAGNNVTVSSLDINTSGATGFTNTGTTTGAVVQNSVTVTTANAVAVSLTNIAGTLNFLSVSASGAANGILLNNLSAGSFTVTGSGSAGSGGTISGITISGAAISVTNTTVATSFNYMALSSSAGNVIGVLATDALALTVANSTFSNFAVNGINAKTSTTSTSNGTFNIHDNTMNGTGADVIHLDFQGSGSFTGHVNSNTIGTAAVVGSGSPSGRGLYLLNDGTGTVTVQVDSNHIEQITQDNGIYFVTKTGTAALSKLNITATNNVVHMPTFTNGSDAMSVVANLAQAFVCLNATSNTLAAAGTSLPAVGISLEDSPAGANSTFQLQGYTGAGTDYTAVQNFLNGQNTLSGPGGGSIAESLHGTTTGFTNGTCPIAP, from the coding sequence ATGAATAAGCGAATTATCGAGTCGCTGCTTGCGGCTTCGTTGTTTGTGCTGACGGCGTTCGTGCCGGCTGCTGCGCAAACCTATAACTACAGTGTCTACATCGACTCGGACAACAGCGCCAGTACCGGCTGCAATGTTGTCTTTCCCGATGGAACCATCAGCGGCGCTGAAGTCCATCTGCAGGCGACCGTCAATGCGGGCGCTTCGCCGAGCGTAACCACGGTCACACGAGAAACCTGCTCCGGCGGTACGTTCGGTGCGGGCACGGTCATTGGCGGCGGTTATCCGGTCGGATTGGGTAACGGTGTCGCTGGCGCGTCGGTGGTCGAATTGAACGACACGCTGGCAGCGGTGCAAGGCGGCAATACTGGTGCCATGCGACTGTATGTCGTGGGTACGAGCGATATCGGTGATGATGTTTTGCTAAGCACGAACGGCGCGCTCAATGGTCCGCCGATTCTGTTCACACCCGGCGCCATCCAGCCGAGCGCACCGGCGCAGCCGATTCCGACATTCGGTATTCCGGCGTTGCTATTGCTGGTCGGTCTTGTTGTTTTTATCGGTACTCGCGCGGCACGTCGGCGCATGCGCCGTTTCGCCGCCATGCTCATGTTGATCTGTGGCATCGCATGGGCCGGCACCTTTGTCAGCGACGGTCAGGTCGGTGATTGGATCGGTTATTCGCCGATTGCCAGCGATCCAGCCGGCGATTCCACGAGCGGCCAGGCCGCGATCGATTTGCGCGCATTTTTTGCAGCAACCCAAGCCGGTAATATCTTTTTCCGCATCGACGTGGCGAACGTCAACGCGCTGAGTCCGCCGATCACGGTCGACGACAGCTATACTGCATCATCGGGAGTCACGCTTAATATCGCTGCGCCGGGCGTGTTGAGCAACGATACGGTAAATAGCGCAACGATCAGCGCACACACTGCGCCCACGCACGGTGCGCTGACACTGAACGCCGACGGCAGCTTTGCTTATACGCCGACCACTGGTTATACGGGCAGCGACAGTTTCACCTATACGTTGACCAATTCCGGCGGTACTTCCACGGCGACCGTCACGTTCACTGTGGTTGCCGGTCCGGTTGCTGTCGCCGACAGTTATACGACTAGCGTCGGCACGGGCCTGAGTATCAGCGCGCCCGGCGTGCTGAATAATGATCAGCTCGGTGCGCCACCTGCCACGATGAGTTCCTACGGTGGCGGCAGTCTCGGTGGTTCGGTTACGGACAATACACCCGGCGTAGCCGCGAGCGGCACACTCGGCGGTGCGGCGCTGACCTTGAACGCCGACGGCAGTTTTGTCCTCGGCGCGCCAACCACGGCTGGCAGCTATACGTTCCTGTATCGCATCGGCAACAGTCAGGGCACCTCGGACGGCATCGTAACCGTGCAGGTGAACGAGGCGCCATTGATCACAAGCACGAACACGACCACCTTCAACGTCGGTTCGGTGAGCAGTTTCAGCATCACTAGCACCGGCACACCGAACGCAACGATCGGTGAATCAGGCACGTTGCCTAGCGGTGTGATCTTCACGCCCGGCAGCGGCGGGACAGCAACCTTGTCGGGCACACCTGCGACGGGTACGTCCGGTAGTTATCCGCTGACATTGACAGCGACGAATGGCATCAGCAGTCCGGCGACGCAAAACTTCACGTTGATAATCACTGAAGGCCCGGCGATTACCAGCGCGATCACTACCACCTTCACCGTAGGCACCGCCGGCACTTTCACCGTCACCGGTTCTGGCGCACCGACGCCGACGCTGAGCGAAAGCGGCGCGCTGCCGAGTGGTGTGACCTTCACCGCGGCTACTGGCGTACTCAGTGGCACACCGGCAGCGAGCACGGGCGGTTCGTATCCGATCACATTCACTGCCACGAATGGCATCGGCAGTCCTGCCACGCAGAATTTCACGCTGATCGTTGATCAGGCGCCGGCAATCATCAGCGCGGCGACGACCACATTTACAGTTGGCAGCGCCGGCACATTCAGTATCACCACGACCGGTAACCCGAATGCGGCAATCAGCGAAACCGGTGTATTGCCGAGCGGTGTGACCTTGGTAGACGGCGGTAATGGCACAGCTACATTGTCCGGTACGCCAGCAGCGGGCACGGGTGGCAGTTACCCGATCACGATAAACGCCAGCAACGGCATCGGCACCGCGGCAACGCAGAACTTTACCCTGGCCGTCGATCAGGCACCGACAATCACCAGCGCCAACGCAACGGCATTTGTCGTCGGCGCCAGTGGAAGTTTTACCGTAACGGCCAGCGGCGTACCATCGCCAACCTTGAGCGAAAGCGGCGCGTTGCCAACGGGTGTAACCTTCGCGCCAGGCACCGGGATTCTTGCAGGCATTCCAGCGATCGGCACGGCTGGTAGCTACCCGATCACGTTCACGGCAACCAATGGTATCGGCGTTCCGGCAACGCAGACATTTACCTTGCAGGTCAATGAGGCGCCAGCAATCACCAGCGCCAACACGACCACGTTTAACGTCGGCTCGGTGAGCAGCTTCAACATCACCAGTACGGGTACACCGAATGCAACGCTCGGCGAGTCGGGCACCTTGCCTAGCGGCGTGATCTTCACGCCCGGCGGCGGTGGCACGGCGACCTTGTCGGGCACGCCAGCGGCAGGCACATCTGGCAGTTATCCGCTCACGTTAACGGCAACCAACAGCATCGGCAGTCCGGCGACGCAGAACTTCACGCTGGTCGTAACCCAAGGCGCGGCAATCACGAGTCCGAGCAGCACAACCTTTACGGTAGGCACAGCGGGTACCTTCACCGTTACCGGCGCTGGCGCCCCTGCACCAACGCTTAGCGAAAGCGGTGCTTTGCCGAGCGGCGTGACTTTTGTTGCGGCCACCGGAATATTGAGCGGCACACCGGCAGCGGGCACAGGTGGCTCGTATCCGATCACATTCACGGCGACAAACGGCGTGGGCAGTCCGGCGACGCAGAACTTTACGCTGACCATCGACCAAGCCCCCGCGATCACCAGCTTGGCGACGACCACGTTCACGGTCGGCACGGCAGGCACGTTTATTGTCAACGCGACCGGCAATCCGAACCCGGCGATCAGCAAGACCGGTGCGTTGCCGAGTGGCGTGACCCTGACCGACAACGGCAATGGCACGGCGACCTTGTCCGGCACGCCGGCCGCGGCCGCGGGCGGCAGTTATCCGTTGGCAATCACCGCGAACAACGGCATCGGCAGCGCGGCAACACAGAATTTTACCCTAGTCGTTAATCAGGCGCCGACCATCACGAGCGGCAGTGCCACGGCATTTGTGGTGGGAGCGTCCGGAAGTTTCACCGTCAGCGCAACAGGTACACCCAGCCCGACCTTGAGCCAGACCGGCGTGCTGCCAACAGGTGTGACTTTCGTCGCTGCAACAGGTGTGCTGAGCGGCACTCCAGCGGCAGGTACGGCTGGCTCGTATCCAATCATATTCACGGCGACCAATGGTGTGGGCAGTCCGGCGACACAGGCATTCACGTTATCGGTGAATGCCGCGCCAGCAATCACTAGCGCTAACACGACCACCTTCAACATCGGCTCGGTTGGCAGTTTCAGCATCACCAGCACCGGCACGCCGAACGCAACGATCAGTGAATCGGGCGCCTTGCCGAGCGGTGTGATCTTCACACCGGGCGGCGGCGGTACCGCGACCTTGTCGGGTACACCGGCCGCGGGTACGTCCGGCAGTTATCCGCTCACGTTGACGGCAAGCAATGGCGTAGGCAGTCCGGCGACGCAGAACTTTACCTTGGTCATCACCCAAGGTGCCGCGATCACCAGTGCGAACAACACCACATTTACGGTAGGCACAGCAGGCAACTTTACCGTTACCGGCTCGGGTGCACCGGCGCCGACTTTGAGCGAGAGCGGCACGCTGCCGAGCGGCGTGACGTTCGTTGCGGCCACGGGAATCTTGAGCGGTACGCCAGCGGCGGGCACGGGCGGTTCGTATCCGATCACATTCACGGCAACGAATGGCGTAGGTAGTCCCGCCACTCAGAACTTCACCTTGACCGTCAATCAGGCGCCGGCGATCACGAGCGTGGCGACAACCACGTTTACGGTCGGCACGGCAGGCACGTTCGCTGTCACCACGACCGGTAATCCGAGTGCTGCAATTACCGAAACCGGTACTCTGCCGGGCGGTGTCATCCTGACCGACAATGGCAACGGTAGCGCGACCCTGGCAGGCACACCAGCTGGCGGCACCGGTGGCAGTTATCCGATCACGATCAGCGCCAACAACGGTGTCGGCAGTGCAGCGACGCAGAGCTTCACGCTCGTGATCAAGCAGGCACCTGCGATCACCAGCGCCAACACAACCACCTTCACCGTCGGTACTGCGGGCAGCTTCACCGTAACCGCCAGCGGCACGCCGGCATCGACCTTCAGCGAAACCGGTGCGTTGCCCTCGGGCGTGACGTTGAATACGAGCACCGGCGTTCTCGCTGGCACGCCTGCGGCCACTACGGGCGGTTCGTATTCGATCACGCTGACCGCGGCTAACGGCGTTACCCCGAATGCGACGCAAACCTTCACCCTGATCGTCGATCAGGCACCTGCGATCATCAGCGCCAATACCACCACCTTCGTGGTCGGTACGGCGGGTAGCTTCACGATCAACACGACCGGTTACCCGAATGCGGTCACGAGCGAAACCGGCAGTTTGCCGAGTGGTGTGACGCTCGTCGACAACGGCAATGGAACGGCGACACTGGCTGGTATTCCGGCGGCAGGTACGGCAGCAAACTACACGCTGAACCTCAGCGCGACCAATTCGGTCGGCAGCCCGGCGACGCAGACGTTTACGCTGGTCGTGAATCAGGCCCCAGCGATCACCAGTGTCAACACGACCACGTTCACGGTCGGCGCGGCGGGCACGTTCACGGTTACGGCGAGTGGTGTGCCGGCGCCGACACTGAGCATCAGCGGTACCTTGCCGAGCGGCGTGACCTTCACGGCTGCTACAGGCGTACTCGCCGGCACACCGGCTGCGGGTACCGGTGGCACGTATTCGCTGACGTTCACCGCCAACAACGGCGTGACCCCGAACGCGGCGCAAACCTTCACCTTGACCGTTCAGCAGGCACCGGCCATCACCAGCGCCAACAACACGACGTTCACGGTTGGCACGGCTGGCACGTTTACGGTCACCGCGAACGGCGTACCGGTGCCGACACTTAGCGTCACCGGCACCTTGCCGGGCGGCGTGACGTTCACGCCGGCCACGGGCGTACTTGCGGGCACGCCGGCAGTGGCCTCGGGAGGCGTTTACGCCTTGACGTTCACGGCCAACAACGGCGTCACCCCGAACGCAACCCAGACCTTCACCCTGACCGTCAAGCAGGCGCCCGCAATCACGAGCATCAACACCACCACGTTCACAGTCGGTACTGCGGGTAGCTTCACGGTAACCGCGAGCGGCACGCCAGCGTCCACCTTCAGCGAAACCGGTACGCTGCCCTCGGGCGTGACTTTGAACCCGGCTACCGGTGTCCTCGCTGGCATACCAGCGGCGGGCATGGGCGGCTCGTATGCGATCACGCTGACGGCGGCCAACGGTGTTACGCCGAATGCGACGCAAACCTTCACCCTGATCATCAACCAGGCACCGGCGATCACCAGCGCTAACTCGACCAATTTCACGATCGGCAGCGCCGGTACGTTCACCGTCGTCGCCAGCGGTTATCCAGGCTCGAGCTTCAGCGAGACCGGCGCGTTGCCGTCTGGCGTCACGCTTTCCACCGCGGGGCTGCTCAGCGGCACGCCGGCAGCAGGCACGGCGGGTAGTTATCCGATCACGATCTCGGCGACCAACGGCGTCGGTTCACCAGCGACGCAATCATTCACGCTGGTGGTGTTGTCGCCTTGCGTCACGATCACGATCAGCGGTGCGTTGGCGAATGGCTTGTACCAGACCGCTTACAGCAATCCAGCTTTCACCCAGACCGGCGGCACGTTGCCGATCACATGGAGTGCGACTGGCTTGCCGGCAGGCTTGAGCATCAACGCCGCTACCGGCGTGGTCAGCGGCACGCCAACCACGACGGTTGCCGCGGCCAACGTCACGATCGGGATTAGCGACGCGAACACGTGTCCGGGCAGCAAGGCGCTGACCGGCTTCAAGGTGGCCCCAATTGCAGGCAATAACAGCTACACCACGGTAGGCAATACGCCGCTGGCAGTGGGCAATACGCTGACCACGCCGTACGTCACCAACGCCACGAGCCTATTCTCAAATGATAGCGGCCCTGGCACGCTGACGACGACCGCGGGCACGTCCGCCACCAGCGGCATCGGTAGCGTTACGCTGGCTGCGAATGGCAACTTCACCTATACGCCGCCGATCGGCGTCACCGGGACCACCGATACCTTTACCTACATCGTGACTGACGGCAATGGTGTGACTAGCGCGCCGGCTACAGTGACAATCACGCTCGCGGGCAAGGTTTGGTATGTGGATGGCAGCGCCGGTACCAACGGGAACGGTGCCGCGGCCACGCCGTTCAACACGCTGGTCAGCGCGAGTAGCACACACTTGGCGGGCGACACGATCTTCGTCAAGAGCGCCGGTACGGCAACTACCACGCCGGGTGCGATCTCGCTCAAGGCCAGCAGCACGTTGTGGGGCCAAGGCACCAGTCTGCCGGCGATTGCGGGGGTGGCGATCCTCAATACGTCAGCAACCAGCAAACCGAAGCTGACTGGTACCGTCACGCTGGCAGGCAACAACGTCACCGTGAGTTCGCTCGATATCAACACCAGTGGTGCGACCGGCTTCACCAACACCGGCACCACGACCGGGGCGGTGGTGCAGAACAGCGTCACTGTGACGACGGCGAACGCCGTTGCGGTTAGCCTGACCAACATCGCCGGTACGCTGAATTTCCTCAGTGTTTCAGCCAGTGGCGCCGCCAACGGGATATTGCTCAACAATCTGTCCGCGGGTTCATTCACCGTGACCGGTAGCGGCTCGGCAGGATCAGGCGGGACGATCTCGGGCATCACTATCTCGGGCGCGGCAATCTCGGTGACCAATACGACAGTGGCGACCAGTTTCAATTACATGGCGTTGAGCAGCAGCGCCGGCAATGTGATTGGTGTGCTAGCTACCGACGCGCTTGCTTTGACCGTGGCGAACTCGACTTTCAGCAATTTCGCCGTAAACGGCATCAACGCAAAAACGTCGACCACCAGCACCAGCAATGGCACGTTCAACATCCACGACAATACGATGAACGGCACAGGCGCCGATGTCATACACCTGGACTTCCAAGGCAGCGGTAGCTTCACCGGGCATGTCAACAGCAATACGATCGGTACCGCGGCGGTAGTCGGTTCCGGTTCGCCCTCCGGTAGAGGCCTGTACCTGCTAAACGACGGCACCGGCACGGTTACGGTGCAAGTCGACAGCAATCATATCGAACAGATCACGCAGGATAACGGTATTTATTTTGTGACTAAAACAGGTACAGCGGCGCTGAGCAAACTCAATATCACCGCGACCAACAATGTCGTCCACATGCCGACCTTCACGAATGGATCCGATGCAATGTCGGTGGTTGCGAATCTGGCGCAGGCATTCGTTTGTCTCAACGCCACCAGTAATACTCTGGCTGCTGCAGGCACCTCACTTCCAGCCGTTGGCATCAGTCTCGAAGACAGTCCTGCGGGCGCCAACAGCACCTTCCAGCTGCAGGGCTATACCGGTGCCGGAACCGACTACACGGCGGTGCAGAACTTCCTGAATGGTCAAAACACGCTGAGCGGACCGGGCGGCGGTTCAATTGCCGAGAGCCTCCACGGCACCACCACTGGCTTCACCAACGGAACCTGCCCCATTGCACCCTGA